One Desulfobulbus propionicus DSM 2032 DNA segment encodes these proteins:
- a CDS encoding cyclic nucleotide-binding domain-containing protein — MNTNEPKRNASQYRDAIFIVTEERSCPIYNVGEEFKVENMALIVPEGKAVCLLMVRELMKAVAEKKSLERFSPSGVQKVKFECGGCTGLIRFEFKKEKGFATLQMKLLAAAEQKARMRHLDKFYDVLRKLEIFEPLTEDSLRDLSAQLQLKEYDAHKIILKKGDPGTSLYIVLEGRVAVIGDEGQTLSEMTVGDIFGEMSLLSGEPITTSIHSRERTRLATLSSKDFKHTLNRYPVLQVFFYRLLVERAQANTLRAGTISSGMTGRLSDINAVELFQLINSSQKTGKVLLVLDDGNATVAFNEGELVKTQYKELSGKEAFFALLAKSDGTFTYTSGLSAEEKQLEVIGGFMGLVMEGMRRVDEQQA; from the coding sequence ATGAACACCAACGAGCCCAAACGCAACGCCAGTCAATACCGTGACGCGATCTTCATCGTCACCGAAGAACGTTCTTGCCCCATTTACAATGTGGGCGAGGAATTCAAGGTCGAGAACATGGCCTTGATCGTCCCCGAAGGCAAGGCGGTCTGCCTGCTGATGGTGCGCGAGCTGATGAAGGCCGTGGCCGAGAAAAAAAGCCTGGAGCGGTTTTCCCCCTCCGGGGTGCAGAAAGTCAAGTTTGAATGCGGCGGATGTACCGGCCTGATTCGTTTTGAATTCAAAAAAGAAAAGGGATTCGCCACGTTGCAGATGAAGCTGCTGGCCGCCGCCGAACAGAAGGCGCGGATGCGCCATCTGGATAAGTTTTATGACGTGTTGCGCAAGCTGGAAATTTTCGAGCCGCTCACCGAAGACAGCCTGCGCGATCTGTCGGCGCAGTTGCAGCTCAAGGAATACGACGCCCACAAAATCATCCTCAAAAAAGGCGATCCGGGCACCAGTCTGTACATCGTTCTCGAAGGCCGGGTGGCGGTTATCGGCGACGAAGGGCAGACCCTCTCCGAAATGACCGTGGGCGACATTTTCGGCGAGATGAGCCTGCTGTCCGGCGAACCGATCACCACCTCCATCCATTCGCGGGAAAGAACCCGCCTGGCCACTCTTTCCAGCAAGGATTTCAAGCACACCCTCAACCGTTATCCGGTGCTCCAGGTCTTTTTCTACCGCCTCCTGGTAGAGCGCGCCCAGGCCAATACCCTGCGGGCCGGCACCATCAGCTCGGGCATGACCGGCAGGCTGTCGGACATCAACGCCGTCGAGCTGTTCCAGCTGATCAATTCCAGCCAGAAAACCGGCAAGGTGCTGTTGGTACTCGACGACGGCAACGCCACGGTTGCCTTCAATGAAGGCGAACTGGTGAAAACCCAGTACAAGGAATTGAGCGGCAAGGAAGCCTTTTTTGCCCTGCTGGCCAAGAGCGACGGCACCTTCACCTACACTTCCGGACTCTCCGCCGAGGAAAAGCAACTGGAGGTCATCGGCGGCTTCATGGGACTGGTCATGGAAGGCATGCGCCGGGTAGACGAACAGCAGGCCTGA
- a CDS encoding glutamine amidotransferase-related protein has protein sequence MAYSVLVVQHSKWHPPGKGLVRLARVGQITLRVVEMWRESAADLAEFDALIILGGPCDHDQDGSHPLLGEEKRLVRAWMHLNRPCLGFNLGLHLIAELMGAVIGPAHVPGTGFVAGHLTHEGKKHPLFHGLRSPLTLFKGHGREIQSPLPRSMVLLATSKECMVEACCLEGRPHIVGLQCDNYLGVLEEVGTWRMHRKRPVAPGQPLAAELNAATSEKAAESSATFSLLLHNFITLVGR, from the coding sequence ATGGCATACAGCGTTCTTGTCGTGCAGCACTCCAAATGGCACCCTCCGGGCAAAGGGTTGGTGCGGCTGGCCCGCGTGGGGCAGATCACCCTGCGAGTTGTCGAAATGTGGCGGGAAAGCGCCGCTGACTTGGCCGAATTCGACGCCCTGATCATTCTAGGCGGGCCGTGTGATCACGACCAGGATGGATCGCATCCCCTTCTTGGCGAGGAAAAACGGCTGGTACGGGCGTGGATGCATCTCAACCGGCCCTGCCTTGGATTCAATCTTGGCCTGCATTTGATCGCCGAGCTCATGGGCGCGGTCATCGGACCGGCGCATGTACCTGGAACGGGATTCGTTGCCGGCCATCTGACCCATGAGGGGAAAAAACACCCTCTTTTTCATGGGCTGCGGTCACCTCTGACACTCTTCAAGGGGCATGGGCGGGAGATTCAATCCCCGCTGCCCCGTTCCATGGTTTTGCTTGCCACCTCCAAGGAGTGCATGGTAGAAGCATGCTGCCTCGAAGGCCGTCCGCATATCGTTGGCCTGCAATGCGACAATTATTTAGGGGTGCTGGAAGAGGTCGGCACTTGGCGCATGCACAGAAAGCGGCCGGTGGCCCCGGGACAACCCTTGGCGGCGGAATTGAACGCCGCCACTAGCGAAAAGGCCGCGGAGAGCTCGGCGACCTTCAGCCTGCTGCTGCACAATTTTATTACCCTGGTCGGGCGGTAA
- the nifH gene encoding nitrogenase iron protein, producing the protein MRKVAIYGKGGIGKSTTTQNTVAGLVEMGRKVMVVGCDPKADSTRLLLGGLAQKSVLDTLREEGEDVELDDIRKKGYGGTWCVESGGPEPGVGCAGRGIITSINMLEQLGAYDEGEGLDYAFYDVLGDVVCGGFAMPIRDGKAEEIYIVCSGEMMAMYAANNICKGIMKFAQSGNVRLGGLICNSRAVDNEREMIEELAKKIGTQMIYFVPRDNDVQRAEINRQTVIEWNPQVKQADAYRGLAKAIDENQMFVIPKPLAIEELEQLLLDYGLMEA; encoded by the coding sequence ATGAGAAAGGTAGCCATCTACGGAAAAGGCGGCATCGGCAAATCCACCACCACCCAGAACACCGTTGCCGGTCTGGTCGAAATGGGCCGCAAGGTCATGGTTGTCGGCTGCGACCCCAAGGCCGACTCCACCCGTCTGCTGTTGGGCGGACTGGCGCAGAAATCGGTGCTCGACACCCTGCGCGAGGAAGGCGAGGACGTGGAACTCGACGATATCCGCAAGAAAGGATACGGCGGCACCTGGTGTGTCGAGTCCGGCGGACCGGAGCCCGGTGTCGGCTGCGCGGGTCGGGGCATCATCACCTCGATCAACATGCTCGAGCAGTTGGGCGCCTATGACGAGGGCGAAGGCCTGGACTATGCCTTTTACGACGTGCTCGGCGACGTGGTCTGCGGCGGCTTCGCCATGCCGATCCGCGACGGCAAGGCCGAGGAGATCTACATCGTCTGTTCCGGCGAGATGATGGCCATGTACGCGGCCAACAACATCTGCAAGGGCATCATGAAGTTTGCCCAAAGCGGCAACGTCCGTCTGGGCGGGTTGATCTGCAACTCCCGCGCCGTCGATAACGAACGGGAGATGATCGAGGAGCTGGCCAAGAAGATCGGCACCCAAATGATCTACTTCGTGCCCCGCGACAACGACGTGCAGCGGGCCGAGATCAACCGCCAGACGGTGATCGAGTGGAACCCGCAGGTCAAACAGGCCGATGCCTATCGCGGCCTGGCCAAGGCCATCGACGAGAACCAGATGTTCGTCATCCCCAAACCGCTGGCCATTGAAGAACTCGAGCAGCTGCTGCTGGACTACGGTCTGATGGAAGCATAA
- a CDS encoding P-II family nitrogen regulator, with product MLIMIRAIIRPEKADAVLAALMDAGFPAVTKYSVAGRGKQRGIKIGEVTYDEIPKTMLMSVINEEDKEFVINTIINTARSGAKGAFGDGKIFVSDVECAYTISSGVKEGAEVAA from the coding sequence ATGTTGATCATGATCAGAGCCATCATCCGTCCCGAAAAAGCCGACGCCGTCCTCGCCGCCCTCATGGATGCCGGATTTCCCGCAGTAACGAAATATTCTGTCGCCGGTCGCGGCAAGCAACGCGGCATCAAGATCGGCGAGGTCACTTACGACGAGATCCCCAAGACCATGCTGATGAGCGTCATCAACGAAGAAGACAAGGAGTTCGTCATCAACACCATCATTAACACCGCCCGTTCCGGGGCCAAGGGGGCCTTCGGCGACGGCAAGATCTTCGTCAGCGACGTCGAGTGCGCCTACACCATCAGCTCCGGCGTCAAGGAAGGCGCGGAGGTGGCGGCATGA
- a CDS encoding P-II family nitrogen regulator: MKEVIAIVRMNMMNQTKKALTAAGVDAFFAHEATGRGKGFVNPQVLSGAEEGYEEAASLLGEKGKLYPKRVITIVVDDDLVDTVVDTLITTNKTGKPGDGKVFVLPIKDSVRVRTGEAGIKSIS; the protein is encoded by the coding sequence ATGAAAGAGGTGATCGCCATTGTGCGCATGAACATGATGAACCAGACCAAGAAGGCCCTGACCGCGGCCGGGGTGGATGCGTTTTTCGCCCATGAGGCCACGGGCCGGGGCAAAGGGTTCGTCAACCCCCAGGTCCTCTCCGGCGCCGAGGAAGGGTATGAAGAGGCCGCCTCGCTGCTCGGCGAGAAGGGCAAGCTCTATCCCAAGCGGGTGATCACCATTGTCGTCGATGACGACCTTGTCGACACCGTGGTCGACACCCTGATCACCACCAACAAGACGGGCAAACCGGGCGACGGCAAGGTATTCGTGCTGCCGATCAAGGATTCCGTCCGGGTACGAACGGGCGAAGCCGGAATCAAATCGATCTCGTAA
- the nifD gene encoding nitrogenase molybdenum-iron protein alpha chain, producing MATAKKKLVQWEPTDIKKELLKKYPAKVARKRAKQILINEALENTTPEITANVRTIPGIITMRGCTYAGCKGVIMGPTRDIVNLVHGPIGCSFYAWLTRRNQTDAGVDGENYMPYCFSTDMQDSDIIFGGEKKLAAAIQEVYDLFHPKAITIFATCPVGLIGDDIHTVARTMKEKLGDCNVFAFSCEGYKGVSQSAGHHIANNQVFTHMVGENNEPKEGEYKINLLGEYNIGGDGFEIDRILRKCGITTISTFSGNSTYDQFASAHMADLSCVMCHRSINYVADMMEIKFGIPWIKVNFIGAKSTAKSLRKIAEYFGEQKLIDRVEAVIAEEMPQVEAVRQDVLPRTTGKTAMLFVGGSRAHHYQDLFSEMGMKTLSAGYEFAHRDDYEGRHVIPHLKVDADSRNIEEIEVEADPKRYRPRKTEAELQALAAQGFTFKEYDGILPDMEAGTLVIDDLNQYEAEKLVELMQPDIFCAGIKEKFSIQKLGVPMKQLHSYDSGGPYAGFKGAVNFYREIDRLVNSKVWGYMKAPWQENPELSATYVWE from the coding sequence ATGGCAACGGCAAAGAAAAAGCTCGTTCAGTGGGAACCCACGGACATCAAGAAAGAGCTGCTCAAGAAATATCCGGCCAAGGTAGCCCGCAAGCGGGCCAAACAGATCCTGATCAACGAGGCCCTGGAAAACACCACCCCGGAGATCACCGCCAACGTGCGCACCATCCCCGGCATCATCACCATGCGCGGCTGCACCTACGCCGGCTGCAAGGGCGTGATCATGGGCCCGACCCGCGACATCGTCAACCTGGTGCACGGGCCGATCGGCTGCAGCTTTTATGCCTGGCTGACCCGGCGCAACCAGACCGACGCCGGGGTCGACGGCGAGAACTACATGCCCTACTGCTTCTCCACCGACATGCAGGATTCGGACATCATCTTCGGCGGCGAGAAGAAACTGGCGGCGGCCATCCAGGAGGTCTACGACCTGTTCCACCCCAAGGCGATCACCATCTTCGCCACCTGTCCGGTGGGGCTGATCGGCGACGACATCCACACCGTTGCCCGCACCATGAAGGAAAAACTGGGCGACTGCAACGTCTTTGCCTTCAGCTGCGAGGGCTACAAGGGCGTGAGTCAGTCGGCCGGCCACCACATCGCCAACAACCAGGTGTTCACCCACATGGTCGGCGAGAACAACGAACCGAAAGAGGGCGAGTACAAGATCAACCTGCTGGGCGAGTACAACATCGGCGGCGACGGTTTCGAGATCGACCGGATCCTGCGCAAGTGCGGCATCACCACCATCTCGACCTTCTCCGGCAACTCGACCTACGACCAGTTCGCCAGCGCCCACATGGCCGATTTGAGTTGCGTCATGTGCCATCGCTCGATCAACTACGTGGCCGACATGATGGAAATCAAGTTCGGCATCCCGTGGATCAAGGTCAACTTCATCGGTGCCAAGTCGACCGCCAAGTCGCTGCGCAAGATCGCCGAGTACTTCGGCGAGCAGAAACTGATCGACCGGGTGGAGGCGGTGATCGCCGAGGAGATGCCCCAGGTGGAGGCGGTGCGCCAGGATGTGCTGCCGCGCACCACCGGCAAGACGGCCATGCTCTTTGTCGGCGGCAGCCGGGCCCATCACTACCAGGATCTGTTTAGCGAAATGGGCATGAAGACCCTTTCCGCCGGGTATGAGTTCGCTCACCGCGACGACTACGAGGGACGCCACGTCATCCCCCATCTCAAGGTGGATGCCGACAGCCGCAACATCGAGGAAATCGAGGTCGAGGCCGATCCCAAACGTTACCGGCCGCGCAAGACCGAGGCGGAACTACAGGCCCTGGCAGCCCAGGGCTTCACATTCAAGGAGTACGATGGCATCCTTCCGGACATGGAAGCCGGCACCCTGGTCATCGACGATCTCAACCAGTACGAGGCGGAAAAACTGGTGGAACTGATGCAGCCGGATATCTTCTGCGCCGGCATCAAGGAGAAGTTTTCCATCCAGAAGCTGGGCGTGCCGATGAAACAGCTGCACAGCTACGACTCCGGCGGACCCTATGCCGGATTCAAGGGCGCGGTCAACTTCTACAGGGAGATCGATCGGCTGGTCAACAGCAAGGTGTGGGGATACATGAAGGCCCCCTGGCAGGAAAACCCGGAACTCTCGGCCACCTACGTGTGGGAATAA
- the nifK gene encoding nitrogenase molybdenum-iron protein subunit beta gives MLLRHTPKEINERSAVTINPAKTCQPIGAMYAALGIHGCLPHSHGSQGCCAYHRSALTRHYKEPVSAATSSFTEGSSVFGGQANLLQAINNIFTVYNPDVIAVHTTCLSETIGDDLNQIFDKARKEGTVPAGKTLVGASTPSYVGSHVTGFANMVKAMADLAEPTGKKNGKVNVIPGWVEPSDMEEIKRLAKLVGADITLFPDTSGVLNGPLSGEYHMFPQGGVTVAELKGCGDAIGTLALGDWCSADAARLLDTKHKVPCRILDMPYGLKATDRFIDALRIISGTVVPDEVSYERGQLVDLISDMHQYFYHKKVALFGDPDQLISMTEFLVSIDMCPVHIVTGTPGKRFERRIKELTKDSPFPVNVRAKGDLFLLHQWIKNEPVDLLIGNTYGKYIARDEDIPFIRWGFPILDRQGHQYFPTVGYKGGLRFLEKVLNALLDRQDRDAPEEKFELVY, from the coding sequence ATGCTCCTACGACATACACCCAAGGAAATCAACGAGCGCAGCGCCGTGACCATCAATCCGGCCAAGACCTGCCAGCCCATCGGCGCCATGTACGCGGCACTGGGCATCCATGGCTGTCTCCCCCACAGCCATGGATCCCAGGGCTGCTGTGCCTACCACCGCAGCGCCCTGACCCGGCACTACAAAGAGCCGGTCTCGGCCGCCACCAGCTCCTTTACCGAAGGATCCTCGGTGTTCGGGGGCCAGGCCAATCTGCTGCAGGCGATCAACAACATCTTTACCGTCTACAACCCGGACGTCATTGCGGTGCACACCACCTGTCTGTCGGAGACCATCGGCGACGACCTCAACCAGATCTTTGACAAGGCCCGGAAAGAGGGCACTGTGCCGGCGGGCAAGACCCTGGTCGGGGCCTCCACGCCGAGCTACGTCGGCTCGCATGTGACCGGCTTTGCCAACATGGTCAAGGCCATGGCCGACCTGGCTGAACCCACCGGCAAGAAGAACGGCAAGGTCAACGTCATCCCCGGCTGGGTGGAACCCTCGGACATGGAAGAGATCAAGCGGCTGGCCAAGTTGGTGGGCGCGGACATCACCCTGTTCCCGGATACCTCCGGCGTGCTCAATGGCCCGCTGTCCGGCGAGTACCACATGTTTCCCCAGGGCGGCGTCACCGTGGCCGAACTCAAGGGCTGCGGTGATGCCATCGGTACCCTGGCGCTGGGCGACTGGTGCTCGGCCGATGCCGCCCGATTGCTCGACACCAAGCACAAGGTGCCCTGCCGCATTCTCGACATGCCTTACGGACTCAAGGCCACCGACCGGTTCATCGACGCCCTGCGCATTATCAGCGGCACCGTGGTTCCGGATGAAGTGTCGTACGAGCGCGGCCAGCTGGTCGACCTGATCTCGGACATGCACCAGTACTTCTACCACAAGAAGGTGGCGTTGTTCGGCGACCCCGATCAGTTGATCAGCATGACCGAGTTTCTGGTGTCCATCGACATGTGCCCGGTGCATATTGTCACCGGTACGCCCGGCAAGCGGTTCGAGCGACGGATCAAGGAACTGACCAAGGATTCCCCTTTCCCGGTCAATGTCCGCGCCAAAGGCGACCTGTTCCTCCTGCACCAGTGGATCAAGAACGAGCCGGTGGACCTGCTGATTGGCAACACCTACGGCAAGTACATCGCCCGCGACGAGGACATCCCCTTCATCCGCTGGGGCTTCCCGATCCTGGATCGGCAGGGGCATCAGTACTTCCCGACCGTCGGCTACAAAGGCGGTCTGCGCTTCCTCGAAAAGGTGCTGAACGCCCTCCTGGATCGGCAGGACCGGGATGCGCCGGAAGAGAAGTTCGAACTGGTCTATTAA
- a CDS encoding NifB/NifX family molybdenum-iron cluster-binding protein → MPVIPISSAPGFAAQTGDPAIPSLRLPVAPLAFCRMRHAPESKAGPALSAADVLAEVDRRQGVTQVELNGPGDPLASMPTTLATVALLRQHYPDLIIGLATIGLGAAAHAAELAAAGVSKVTLLIETLDAATAEQLYAWIRPGKKTLPLGEVVPFVLEEQARAVPALADAGLSVTVRTTVCPGLNAHQIVTIAETMAELGATAMELVPLMADPQQDKTPGMPTRVHMEQIANLTSRFLPTRFQQVETDACGCDCGPRCGTGGSCGCGAKPVAQAPLPKPSSERPRVAVASATGMEVDLHLGQAKTLLVYGPREDGLVCLQEIRQAPEPGSGESRWEQLADTLHDCFALLAASAGQRPREVLAGRGIRVLLTEENIEGTVDVLYGGGKGQTCKR, encoded by the coding sequence ATGCCTGTTATCCCCATCTCCAGCGCCCCCGGCTTTGCCGCCCAGACCGGCGACCCGGCCATCCCATCCCTACGACTGCCAGTCGCCCCCTTGGCCTTCTGCCGCATGCGCCACGCACCGGAAAGCAAAGCCGGCCCGGCGTTGAGCGCGGCAGACGTATTGGCTGAAGTGGACCGCCGTCAAGGTGTGACGCAGGTCGAGCTGAACGGTCCCGGCGATCCCTTGGCCTCGATGCCAACAACCCTGGCGACCGTGGCCCTGCTCAGGCAGCATTACCCGGACCTGATCATCGGTCTGGCCACGATTGGCCTCGGCGCGGCCGCGCACGCTGCCGAACTGGCGGCGGCCGGGGTGAGCAAGGTGACCCTTTTGATTGAAACCCTGGACGCGGCCACGGCGGAGCAGCTCTACGCCTGGATCCGCCCCGGCAAGAAAACGCTCCCGCTGGGGGAGGTGGTGCCGTTTGTGCTGGAGGAACAGGCCAGGGCGGTTCCGGCCCTGGCTGACGCTGGTCTGTCGGTGACGGTCCGCACCACGGTCTGCCCCGGCCTCAATGCCCACCAGATCGTCACCATCGCGGAAACCATGGCCGAACTGGGCGCAACGGCCATGGAGCTGGTTCCCTTGATGGCCGATCCGCAGCAGGACAAGACCCCGGGCATGCCGACCCGGGTGCACATGGAGCAGATCGCCAACCTGACCAGCCGCTTCTTGCCGACCAGGTTCCAGCAGGTGGAAACGGATGCCTGTGGTTGCGACTGCGGCCCGCGCTGCGGCACCGGCGGCTCCTGCGGTTGCGGAGCCAAACCCGTTGCCCAGGCCCCGCTCCCCAAGCCGAGCAGCGAGCGTCCCCGGGTGGCGGTGGCCAGTGCCACCGGCATGGAGGTCGATCTTCACCTGGGACAGGCCAAGACGCTGCTGGTGTATGGTCCGCGCGAAGACGGACTCGTCTGTCTTCAGGAAATCCGCCAGGCCCCGGAACCGGGCAGTGGCGAATCGCGCTGGGAACAGTTGGCCGACACCCTGCACGACTGCTTTGCCCTGCTGGCGGCCAGCGCCGGCCAGCGGCCACGGGAAGTGCTTGCAGGGCGCGGCATCCGGGTCCTCCTCACCGAGGAGAATATCGAGGGCACGGTGGATGTGCTCTACGGCGGCGGAAAAGGTCAAACATGTAAACGATGA
- a CDS encoding (2Fe-2S) ferredoxin domain-containing protein codes for MAIPEQQILVCQSFRTKGDPKGICHKQTDGFLQYIEEEILDRGLDVQVIATGCLKQCENGPVLVVQPQNWWFKGVTSTGIIDAILDGIEDGEPAADYLIE; via the coding sequence ATGGCTATCCCCGAACAACAAATCCTCGTCTGTCAGAGTTTCCGCACCAAGGGCGATCCCAAGGGTATCTGCCACAAACAGACCGACGGCTTTCTGCAGTACATTGAAGAAGAGATCCTCGATCGCGGCCTGGACGTGCAGGTCATTGCCACGGGCTGTCTCAAGCAGTGCGAGAACGGCCCGGTGCTGGTGGTGCAGCCGCAGAACTGGTGGTTCAAGGGTGTGACCAGCACCGGGATCATCGACGCCATCCTCGACGGTATCGAGGACGGCGAACCGGCCGCCGATTATCTGATCGAGTAG
- a CDS encoding GNAT family N-acetyltransferase, producing MTFVRTARPQDLEHLVELLRLLFAIEEDFNVNADKQRQGLALVLDDERSRVLVAEVHGKVVGMCTGQLVISTAEGGPAVLVEDVVVDPGHRGQGIGRALLDALATWARNQGASRMQLLADTNNRPALVFYDRRGWQRTALICLRRHLSGI from the coding sequence ATGACCTTCGTGCGCACCGCCAGGCCGCAGGATCTGGAGCATTTGGTGGAGTTGCTCCGGCTGCTGTTCGCCATTGAAGAGGATTTCAACGTCAACGCCGACAAGCAGCGCCAGGGGCTGGCTCTGGTCCTCGACGACGAGCGCAGCCGTGTGCTGGTGGCAGAGGTGCACGGAAAGGTTGTCGGCATGTGTACCGGCCAGCTGGTCATTTCCACGGCCGAGGGCGGTCCGGCCGTGTTGGTCGAGGACGTGGTGGTCGATCCCGGGCATCGGGGCCAGGGCATCGGACGTGCCCTGCTGGACGCCCTGGCCACCTGGGCGCGGAACCAGGGGGCCAGCCGAATGCAGCTCCTGGCCGATACCAATAATAGGCCGGCTCTGGTCTTTTACGACCGGCGGGGCTGGCAACGGACCGCGTTGATCTGCCTGCGGCGGCACCTATCCGGCATTTGA
- a CDS encoding thermonuclease family protein, whose amino-acid sequence MRWFFLLCMVVALMQAPAFAYSGKVVSVDEGDAITVLHDNKKKRVRLYGIDAPEPRQSYGKKSKEFLGSFVKGERVDIEPKKADKNGRTMGIVSLGGDNINELMVVNGQAWVHRPSCKEDFCEKWVKMEEAAKATRAGLWSEPGAVPPWEFRRAGKR is encoded by the coding sequence ATGAGATGGTTCTTTTTGCTGTGCATGGTCGTGGCGTTGATGCAAGCCCCTGCTTTTGCCTATTCCGGAAAAGTCGTGTCGGTGGACGAGGGGGACGCCATCACCGTGCTCCATGACAACAAAAAAAAACGCGTTCGTCTTTATGGTATTGACGCCCCCGAGCCGAGGCAAAGTTACGGTAAAAAGTCCAAGGAGTTCCTTGGTTCGTTCGTCAAGGGGGAACGGGTGGATATCGAACCAAAGAAGGCGGACAAAAACGGCCGGACAATGGGGATCGTTTCTCTTGGTGGCGATAACATCAACGAACTGATGGTGGTCAATGGGCAGGCGTGGGTGCATCGCCCCTCCTGCAAGGAGGACTTCTGCGAAAAATGGGTCAAGATGGAAGAGGCCGCCAAGGCCACGCGGGCCGGGCTCTGGAGCGAGCCGGGCGCGGTGCCTCCCTGGGAGTTCCGCCGCGCAGGCAAGCGATAG
- a CDS encoding PEP-CTERM sorting domain-containing protein yields MKWIIGMSCLVGSLLLAATGSESAIFHAAGVSEILHRGDIMRLHQVPEPATMFLLGTGLIGLSAIIRKKMR; encoded by the coding sequence ATGAAGTGGATTATCGGGATGAGTTGTTTAGTGGGCTCCCTGTTGCTGGCGGCAACAGGTTCGGAAAGTGCGATTTTTCATGCCGCGGGTGTCTCTGAGATTCTGCACCGTGGCGACATCATGCGGTTGCATCAGGTGCCGGAACCGGCAACCATGTTTCTTTTGGGAACCGGCTTGATCGGCTTGTCCGCGATCATCAGGAAGAAGATGCGGTAA
- a CDS encoding class I SAM-dependent methyltransferase produces MTTALFDTWPEQYDRWFDTPTGQLVKIYESALLLEFLAPQPGERILDAGCGTGLFTGDVLDRGAMVIGVDLSVPMLDRARKRAAGPRFTALCADMGALPFADNSFDRVFSMTAIEFVADAAKAIAELNRVVRRGGPVVVTTLNSRSPWATRRKRKAEQGHSLFQEICFRSPEEMRSLVPVPCQVKTAIHFQKDDPVDLIPATETRGGRLSPDAGAFLAVRWQKQ; encoded by the coding sequence ATGACAACCGCGCTCTTTGACACCTGGCCAGAACAGTACGACCGCTGGTTCGACACCCCAACAGGCCAGTTGGTCAAAATCTACGAATCCGCCTTACTGCTCGAATTCCTCGCCCCTCAACCCGGTGAACGCATTCTGGACGCCGGCTGCGGAACCGGTCTGTTCACCGGGGATGTCCTTGATCGAGGGGCCATGGTTATCGGAGTGGACCTGTCGGTGCCAATGCTGGACAGGGCGCGGAAGCGGGCGGCGGGACCTCGTTTCACCGCTCTGTGCGCCGACATGGGGGCCTTGCCCTTTGCCGACAACAGTTTTGACCGGGTGTTTTCCATGACCGCGATTGAGTTTGTCGCCGATGCCGCCAAGGCCATTGCCGAACTGAATCGGGTCGTCCGCAGGGGCGGCCCGGTGGTAGTCACCACCCTCAATAGTCGCAGTCCCTGGGCGACGCGGCGAAAGCGCAAGGCGGAACAGGGCCATTCCTTGTTCCAAGAAATTTGTTTCAGATCGCCGGAGGAAATGCGCTCTCTCGTTCCCGTCCCATGCCAGGTCAAGACCGCCATTCATTTTCAAAAGGACGATCCCGTGGATCTGATCCCGGCGACAGAGACCCGGGGCGGCCGACTATCCCCAGACGCCGGCGCTTTTCTCGCGGTGCGATGGCAAAAGCAGTGA
- a CDS encoding outer membrane beta-barrel protein → MHITKKTIVGLLFGAGCLIAFTGTPAPALDLYGFGSYWDKGDAEGTWCAGIGLGMPLLTDHLRFDGRIYLAEDSDLGHDDELTMVPVDLGLQLHLLPDASINPYALGGLSFIYADADHHDVDSSLGGYLGGGIEWVPFPIVKLFGEVIYRSQELDGGLGEHIDVSGYTVNMGVKINF, encoded by the coding sequence GTGCATATTACAAAAAAAACCATCGTCGGCCTGCTGTTTGGCGCCGGGTGTCTGATTGCCTTCACCGGGACACCAGCTCCGGCACTCGACCTCTATGGATTTGGCAGTTATTGGGATAAGGGCGATGCTGAAGGCACCTGGTGTGCTGGCATCGGGTTGGGCATGCCTCTGCTCACCGATCACCTGCGGTTCGACGGCCGAATCTACCTTGCCGAAGACAGCGATTTGGGCCACGATGACGAACTCACCATGGTTCCGGTGGACCTGGGCCTGCAACTGCACCTGCTGCCCGACGCCTCCATCAATCCTTACGCCCTCGGCGGCCTGTCCTTCATCTATGCCGATGCCGATCACCACGACGTGGATTCGAGTCTGGGGGGATACCTGGGCGGCGGTATCGAGTGGGTGCCCTTTCCGATCGTCAAACTGTTCGGAGAGGTGATTTATCGCTCCCAGGAATTGGATGGCGGTCTGGGTGAACATATCGATGTGAGCGGATATACCGTCAACATGGGCGTGAAGATCAATTTCTGA